GGTGGTGGATTTGGCGCTGTTCCTGTACCGATCGCCCCTGTAGAATCAGGCATAGTTACAGATAGCTCTGATTATGTGGCAAATTTGCAATCACGCCAATCGGTAACGTTGCAGCCGCGAGTCGATGGCTATGTGCAGGAAATTTTTGTTAAGGCAGGCGATCGCGTGGAAGCTGGTGCGCCAATTTTACGGATTGATCCCGCTAGGCAGCAAGCCGTTGTCCAGCGATCGGTAGCTGCCGTGGCAACATCTCAAGCAGATTTTGAAAGTGCCAGAGCAACACTAGCTCAACTACGCGCCCGTAAAGAATCAATTTTATCCAGTGTCGATTTTAATCAAAAGGAATTTGAGCGCTTTTCTAAATTGACCCAAGAAGGGGCGACAGCCAAACAAAAACTTGATGAAGTTGCAAATAGTCTGAGAAATGCAAGGGCGGAGCTAGGTCAAATCGATGCTCAGATTAATGCTCAACAAGCGAGTATTAATAGTGCTGCTACTAGAATCGAAGAAACTCGTGCTGGTGCTATACAAGAAGAAGTGCAACTAGATTTTTATACCGTGACTGCTCCCTTTGCGGGGATTGTTGGCGATATTCCCATCAAGGTTGGTGATAATGTGAACAGCGCCACACAGCTAACAACGGTTACCCAAAATCAAGTTTTAGAAGTACAGATTTCGGTTCCCCTTGAAAATGCACCACGTTTGAAGATGGGGCAATCTGTGGAGCTTTTGGATGCTCAGGATAAGCCTATAGTCAAAGGGAATGTGGCTTTTATTTCACCAAGTATTAATCCACAAACCCAATCAGTTTTGGTAAAGGCTAATTTTAATAATGGAACTAATCAACTAAAAGCTAATCAGTTTGTGAGGGCGCGATTGATTTGGGCTTCGCGTTCTGGTGTGTTAGTACCAACCTCCGCTAT
This genomic stretch from Pseudanabaena galeata CCNP1313 harbors:
- a CDS encoding efflux RND transporter periplasmic adaptor subunit codes for the protein MINHKVRKQQLSNNQLDKSLSKSLVAVIGTLLVSCSANAPQGGGFGAVPVPIAPVESGIVTDSSDYVANLQSRQSVTLQPRVDGYVQEIFVKAGDRVEAGAPILRIDPARQQAVVQRSVAAVATSQADFESARATLAQLRARKESILSSVDFNQKEFERFSKLTQEGATAKQKLDEVANSLRNARAELGQIDAQINAQQASINSAATRIEETRAGAIQEEVQLDFYTVTAPFAGIVGDIPIKVGDNVNSATQLTTVTQNQVLEVQISVPLENAPRLKMGQSVELLDAQDKPIVKGNVAFISPSINPQTQSVLVKANFNNGTNQLKANQFVRARLIWASRSGVLVPTSAISRLGGQDFIFVAENNSANGKTQLVANQKPIKLGKITGNKQEVLEGLKPNDKIVVSGILQLQNGAPIAPLPDAPKQ